The following coding sequences lie in one Montipora foliosa isolate CH-2021 chromosome 11, ASM3666993v2, whole genome shotgun sequence genomic window:
- the LOC137977561 gene encoding endoplasmic reticulum resident protein 29-like: MAAVLLIFTVVMSTTAVLEVEGTAKGAVPLDTLTFDKVVNKHRAVLVKFDKQYAYGEKEDEFKKFAEKASSQPDLLVAEVGVSEYGEKENDQLRERFNLNKDDFPVYKLFKQNEAIPVDFKGEITADELSKFVKTNTRLWIGLPNCIERFDKLAEDLLASDGSNYAGIIEKAEKALDETTDEKEKASGEIYVKIMKKIQEKGVEYVDTEATRVQKLLKDKITDKKKELFKKRLDILSSFQYAKQGGKDEL, from the exons ATGGCCGcagttcttttaatttttacgGTGGTAATGTCAACAACTGCTGTCTTGGAGGTTGAGGGAACTGCTAAAGGAGCTGTACCGCTGGATACCTTAACTTTTGACAAG GTCGTTAACAAACATAGAGCTGTTCTTGTTAAGTTTGACAAGCAGTATGCATATGGAGAGAAAGAAGATGAATTTAAAAAGTTTGCAGAGAAAGCGTCATCACAGCCAGATCTTCTGGTGGCTGAAGTTGGAGTTTCCG AATATGGTGAGAAAGAGAATGACCAACTAAGAGAACGATTTAACCTCAATAAGGACGACTTTCCTGTGTACAAGTTATTCAAACAGAATGAAGCTATTCCAGTGGACTTCAAGGGCGAGATCACTGCTGACGAGCtttcaaaatttgtaaaaaCAAACACCCGTCTTTGGATAG GACTTCCAAACTGTATTGAGAGATTTGACAAATTGGCCGAAGACCTTTTGGCCAGTGACGGCTCCAATTATGCAGGAATTATTGAAAAAGCAGAAAAGGCGTTAGACGAAACCACAGACGAAAAAGAGAAGGCCAGCGGGGAAATCTATGTGAAAATTATGAAAAAGATACAAGAGAAGGGTGTGGAATATGTGGACACTGAAGCGACCCGCGTTCAAAAACTGTTGAAGGATAAGATCACTGACAAGAAGAAAGAGCTATTTAAGAAACGCTTAGACATCTTATCGTCTTTCCAGTATGCTAAGCAGGGTGGAAAAGATGAATTGTAA